One Rhinoderma darwinii isolate aRhiDar2 chromosome 6, aRhiDar2.hap1, whole genome shotgun sequence DNA window includes the following coding sequences:
- the TRIM72 gene encoding tripartite motif-containing protein 72 isoform X1 codes for MANPQLVQGMQNDLTCQLCLELFRSPITPECGHTFCQSCLIGAPKGQDQNGSRLCPTCQAPSHPETLHINRQLEHLVQSFKQVPQGHCLEHLDPLSVFCEQDKELICGVCASLGKHKGHNIITASEAHAKLKRQLPQQQVLLQEARLRKEKTVALLDRQVSEVKDTVSRFKSSVKDQLSTMRSYLNIMETSLFREADKAEINASSALLGERKSLAHYVEQLGQMEGVLKDVEGQEQTEFLRKFCVVTVRLGKILSESPLPGRLDIQLPIISDEFKFQVWRKMFRALMPALENLTFDPDTAQQNLVVSADGKSVECSDHKTPVSDDPGRFDKGNCVVTKQSFTEGEHYWEVLVEDKPRWALGVISETASRKGKLHASPSNGFWILGCKEGKVYEAHAEQKEPRLLRVDGRPEKIGIYLSFSDGVVSIFDSGDEDNVKLLYTFHERFSGRLYPFFDVCWHDKGKNGQPLKIYVPPGGQ; via the exons ATGGCGAACCCCCAGCTAGTGCAAGGCATGCAGAACGACCTCACCTGTCAGCTATGTCTTGAGCTCTTCCGATCCCCCATTACACCAGAATGTGGACacaccttctgccaaagctgcttgATTGGGGCACCTAAGGGCCAGGACCAAAATGGCTCCAGACTCTGCCCTACTTGCCAGGCCCCGTCCCACCCTGAGACCCTTCACATCAATCGTCAGCTGGAACATCTGGTCCAAAGCTTCAAGCAGGTCCCACAGGGTCATTGCCTTGAACATCTGGACCCGCTGAGCGTCTTCTGTGAGCAGGACAAGGAACTGATCTGCGGAGTGTGCGCCTCACTGGGGAAACACAAGGGACATAATATCATCACAGCCTCCGAGGCCCACGCCAAGCTGAAG AGGCAACTTCCACAGCAGCAAGTCCTCCTGCAGGAAGCCCGACTACGGAAGGAGAAGACCGTGGCTCTACTGGACAGACAGGTGTCTGAAGTGAAG gACACAGTGTCCCGCTTCAAGTCCAGTGTGAAGGATCAGCTCAGCACCATGCGCTCCTATCTGAACATCATGGAGACATCACTATTTCGAGAAGCAGACAAAGCCGAGATAAATGCCTCTTCTGCCCTTCTGGGTGAAAGGAAAAGTCTGGCCCATTATGTGGAGCAGCTCGGTCAGATGGAAGGAGTCCTGAAAGACGTGGAAGGACAGGAACAGACGGAATTCCTAAGG AAATTCTGTGTGGTAACTGTCAG GCTTGGTAAAATCTTGTCTGAATCTCCTCTTCCCGGACGCCTGGACATTCAGCTGCCCATTATCTCGGATGAGTTCAAATTCCAGGTGTGGAGGAAGATGTTCCGGGCGTTAATGCCAG CTCTGGAAAACCTCACCTTTGACCCTGACACAGCCCAGCAGAACCTGGTGGTGTCCGCAGATGGTAAATCTGTGGAATGTTCCGACCACAAGACGCCAGTGTCTGACGATCCCGGCCGCTTCGACAAAGGCAACTGTGTAGTCACCAAACAAAGCTTCACAGAAGGAGAACACTACTGGGAGGTGCTGGTTGAGGACAAGCCGAGGTGGGCATTGGGTGTCATCTCCGAAACCGCCAGCCGTAAAGGCAAGCTTCACGCCAGTCCCTCCAATGGCTTTTGGATCTTGGGTTGCAAGGAAGGAAAGGTCTACGAGGCCCACGCAGAGCAGAAGGAGCCGCGTCTCCTCCGTGTAGATGGGCGTCCGGAGAAGATTGGAATCTACCTGAGCTTCTCTGATGGGGTCGTGTCCATTTTTGATTCTGGCGATGAGGACAACGTTAAACTCCTGTACACCTTCCATGAGCGCTTCTCCGGACGACTCTATCCTTTCTTCGATGTTTGCTGGCACGACAAAGGGAAGAACGGACAACCCCTGAAGATCTATGTGCCACCAGGAGGCCAGTGA
- the TRIM72 gene encoding tripartite motif-containing protein 72 isoform X2, whose translation MSSEDCRSIVVILHLFFVGQCLSLLCDSKSPLVSQCLLYLWPCPSPLVGAPITSRWCIAFLLMVCHSLSILFFILCLLFILSYTEQVSGDNLVYLQRQLPQQQVLLQEARLRKEKTVALLDRQVSEVKDTVSRFKSSVKDQLSTMRSYLNIMETSLFREADKAEINASSALLGERKSLAHYVEQLGQMEGVLKDVEGQEQTEFLRKFCVVTVRLGKILSESPLPGRLDIQLPIISDEFKFQVWRKMFRALMPALENLTFDPDTAQQNLVVSADGKSVECSDHKTPVSDDPGRFDKGNCVVTKQSFTEGEHYWEVLVEDKPRWALGVISETASRKGKLHASPSNGFWILGCKEGKVYEAHAEQKEPRLLRVDGRPEKIGIYLSFSDGVVSIFDSGDEDNVKLLYTFHERFSGRLYPFFDVCWHDKGKNGQPLKIYVPPGGQ comes from the exons ATGTCTTCTGAGGACTGTCGGTCTATTGTGGTCATTCTCCATCTCTTCTTTGTAGGTCAGTGTTTGTCTCTTCTGTGTGACAGTAAATCTCCCTTGGTCTCTCAATGTCTCCTCTACCTCTGGCCCTGTCCTTCTCCTCTAGTTGGTGCCCCCATTACTTCTAGGTGGTGTATAGCTTTTCTTTTAATGGTTTGTCATTCGTTatctatattattttttattttgtgcctcCTCTTTATTCTTTCCTACACAGAACAAGTCTCCGGTGACAACTTAGTCTATTTGCAG AGGCAACTTCCACAGCAGCAAGTCCTCCTGCAGGAAGCCCGACTACGGAAGGAGAAGACCGTGGCTCTACTGGACAGACAGGTGTCTGAAGTGAAG gACACAGTGTCCCGCTTCAAGTCCAGTGTGAAGGATCAGCTCAGCACCATGCGCTCCTATCTGAACATCATGGAGACATCACTATTTCGAGAAGCAGACAAAGCCGAGATAAATGCCTCTTCTGCCCTTCTGGGTGAAAGGAAAAGTCTGGCCCATTATGTGGAGCAGCTCGGTCAGATGGAAGGAGTCCTGAAAGACGTGGAAGGACAGGAACAGACGGAATTCCTAAGG AAATTCTGTGTGGTAACTGTCAG GCTTGGTAAAATCTTGTCTGAATCTCCTCTTCCCGGACGCCTGGACATTCAGCTGCCCATTATCTCGGATGAGTTCAAATTCCAGGTGTGGAGGAAGATGTTCCGGGCGTTAATGCCAG CTCTGGAAAACCTCACCTTTGACCCTGACACAGCCCAGCAGAACCTGGTGGTGTCCGCAGATGGTAAATCTGTGGAATGTTCCGACCACAAGACGCCAGTGTCTGACGATCCCGGCCGCTTCGACAAAGGCAACTGTGTAGTCACCAAACAAAGCTTCACAGAAGGAGAACACTACTGGGAGGTGCTGGTTGAGGACAAGCCGAGGTGGGCATTGGGTGTCATCTCCGAAACCGCCAGCCGTAAAGGCAAGCTTCACGCCAGTCCCTCCAATGGCTTTTGGATCTTGGGTTGCAAGGAAGGAAAGGTCTACGAGGCCCACGCAGAGCAGAAGGAGCCGCGTCTCCTCCGTGTAGATGGGCGTCCGGAGAAGATTGGAATCTACCTGAGCTTCTCTGATGGGGTCGTGTCCATTTTTGATTCTGGCGATGAGGACAACGTTAAACTCCTGTACACCTTCCATGAGCGCTTCTCCGGACGACTCTATCCTTTCTTCGATGTTTGCTGGCACGACAAAGGGAAGAACGGACAACCCCTGAAGATCTATGTGCCACCAGGAGGCCAGTGA
- the B2M gene encoding beta-2-microglobulin: protein MRSAVSAISVALLLIVALTQTQADIKAPKVNIYTQSPVEYGVKNTLICHASGFHPPRIDIRLMKDGVEIKNFQESDLSFEQDWTYYKTKHAEFTPRKGENYQCAVTHDNGETRTYILQTY from the exons ATGAGGAGCGCAGTGAGTGCGATCTCTGTGGCCCTGCTGCTCATAGTGGCCCTAACCCAGACCCAGGCGGATATAA AGGCCCCAAAGGTGAACATTTACACTCAGAGCCCCGTGGAGTACGGAGTAAAGAACACGCTCATCTGTCATGCCAGCGGTTTCCATCCCCCGCGTATCGATATTCGCCTGATGAAGGACGGGGTGGAGATTAAAAACTTTCAGGAATCTGACCTTTCCTTCGAACAAGACTGGACGTACTACAAGACGAAGCACGCGGAGTTCACCCCCAGGAAAGGAGAGAATTACCAGTGCGCGGTCACACATGACAATGGAGAAACACGCACCTACATCCTAC aaacttATTGA